Proteins encoded together in one Olsenella timonensis window:
- the rpsC gene encoding 30S ribosomal protein S3, with product MGHKVQPTGFRLGITEQWRSRWYADKNYADTLGNDLAVRSYLEKRLAKAALSRIDIERAGDKVKVTIYTARPGIVIGKKGADIDVLRADLEKVAGVGKGMVNVDVVEVKRPELDANLVAQSIAEQLEQRVAFRRAMRKAVQSARKAGAKGIRIQCSGRLNGAEMGRREWYREGRVPLHTLRAVIDYGQSTARTTMGACGVKVWIYFGEKLPGQATPRPALEGSSRPRRGRNERRAR from the coding sequence ATGGGTCACAAGGTTCAGCCTACCGGCTTCCGCCTGGGCATCACCGAGCAGTGGCGTTCCCGCTGGTACGCCGATAAGAACTACGCCGACACCCTCGGCAACGACCTCGCCGTCCGCTCGTACCTGGAGAAGCGCCTGGCAAAGGCCGCCCTCTCCCGCATCGACATCGAGCGTGCCGGCGACAAGGTCAAGGTCACCATCTACACCGCCCGCCCGGGCATCGTGATCGGCAAGAAGGGCGCCGACATCGACGTCCTGCGCGCCGACCTCGAGAAGGTCGCCGGCGTGGGCAAGGGCATGGTCAACGTCGACGTCGTCGAGGTCAAGCGCCCCGAGCTCGACGCCAACCTCGTCGCCCAGTCCATCGCCGAGCAGCTCGAGCAGCGCGTCGCCTTCCGTCGCGCCATGCGCAAGGCCGTCCAGTCCGCCCGCAAGGCCGGCGCCAAGGGCATCCGCATCCAGTGCTCCGGCCGCCTCAACGGCGCCGAGATGGGCCGTCGCGAGTGGTACCGCGAGGGTCGCGTGCCCCTGCACACCCTGCGTGCCGTGATCGACTACGGCCAGTCCACCGCTCGCACCACCATGGGTGCCTGCGGCGTCAAGGTTTGGATCTACTTCGGCGAGAAGCTGCCCGGCCAGGCCACGCCCCGTCCGGCGCTCGAGGGTTCTTCTCGTCCTCGCCGTGGTCGCAATGAGAGGAGGGCTCGCTAA
- the rplP gene encoding 50S ribosomal protein L16, which yields MLAPKRVLHRKVQRGSMKGHAKGNTELHFGSYGIQALEAHWITNRQIEACRVAMTRYMKRGGKVWITIFPDKPITKKPAETRMGSGKGNPEEWVAVVKPGRIMFEIDGVSDEVAREALRLAQHKLPIKTKIVARTDKDGEE from the coding sequence ATGCTCGCACCCAAGCGCGTCCTGCACCGCAAGGTCCAGCGCGGCTCCATGAAGGGCCACGCCAAGGGCAACACCGAGCTGCACTTTGGTTCCTACGGCATCCAGGCCCTGGAGGCCCACTGGATCACCAACCGACAGATCGAGGCCTGCCGTGTCGCCATGACCCGCTACATGAAGCGTGGCGGCAAGGTCTGGATCACCATCTTCCCCGACAAGCCCATCACCAAGAAGCCGGCCGAGACCCGCATGGGCTCCGGCAAGGGCAACCCCGAGGAGTGGGTGGCCGTCGTCAAGCCGGGCCGCATCATGTTCGAGATCGACGGCGTGTCCGACGAGGTGGCTCGCGAGGCCCTGCGTCTCGCCCAGCACAAGCTGCCCATCAAGACCAAGATCGTCGCCCGCACCGACAAGGACGGGGAGGAATAG
- the rpmC gene encoding 50S ribosomal protein L29: MKYKDIQAMSDDELAKKLEEGRAELFNLRFQMATSQLDNTARVKTVKKDIARVLTEQRARQIAAEKSAAQN, translated from the coding sequence ATGAAGTACAAGGACATCCAGGCCATGAGCGACGATGAGCTCGCCAAGAAGCTGGAGGAGGGCCGCGCCGAGCTCTTCAACCTCCGCTTCCAGATGGCCACGAGCCAGCTCGACAACACGGCTCGCGTCAAGACCGTGAAGAAGGACATCGCGCGCGTCCTCACCGAGCAGCGCGCCCGTCAGATCGCCGCGGAGAAGTCCGCCGCCCAGAACTAA
- the rpsQ gene encoding 30S ribosomal protein S17 has product MAETEKRNARKVVTGTVVSISGDKSITVKIDYRKRHPKYGKMMTISKKLHAHDEKNECGVGDLVTVMETRPLSKTKRWRLVEIVERAK; this is encoded by the coding sequence ATGGCTGAGACCGAGAAGAGGAACGCGCGCAAGGTCGTCACCGGGACGGTCGTCTCCATCTCTGGCGACAAGTCCATCACGGTGAAGATCGACTACCGCAAGCGTCACCCCAAGTACGGCAAGATGATGACCATCTCGAAGAAGCTCCACGCCCACGACGAGAAGAACGAGTGCGGCGTCGGCGACCTCGTGACCGTCATGGAGACCCGTCCGCTCTCCAAGACCAAGCGCTGGCGCCTCGTGGAGATCGTCGAGCGCGCCAAGTAA
- the rplN gene encoding 50S ribosomal protein L14, which produces MIQMETMLNVADNSGARRVKCVKVLGGSKRRYAGLADVIIGAVQEATPGGSVKKGDIVRCVIVRTTKETRRKDGSYIKFDQNACVLVDKEGEPKGTRIFGPVARELRDHKYMKIVSLAPETL; this is translated from the coding sequence ATGATTCAGATGGAGACCATGCTCAACGTCGCTGACAACAGCGGCGCTCGACGCGTGAAGTGCGTCAAGGTCCTCGGTGGCTCCAAGCGTCGCTACGCGGGACTTGCCGACGTCATCATCGGCGCCGTGCAGGAGGCCACCCCGGGCGGCTCCGTGAAGAAGGGCGACATCGTGCGCTGCGTCATCGTGCGCACCACCAAGGAGACCCGCCGCAAGGACGGCAGCTACATCAAGTTCGACCAGAACGCCTGCGTCCTGGTCGACAAGGAGGGCGAGCCCAAGGGCACCCGTATCTTCGGGCCCGTCGCCCGTGAGCTCCGCGACCACAAGTACATGAAGATCGTCTCGCTCGCGCCTGAGACGCTCTAG
- the rplX gene encoding 50S ribosomal protein L24: protein MAKMNVKTGDKVVVLSGKDKGKEGLVIRALPAEGKVIVEGVAVVKKAVRPSAQNQQGGFVEKEAAIDVSNVMLVCPKCGKPTRVGHDVNDKGDKVRVCKKCGAQF, encoded by the coding sequence ATGGCGAAGATGAACGTGAAGACGGGCGACAAGGTCGTCGTCCTCTCCGGTAAGGACAAGGGCAAGGAGGGCCTGGTCATCCGTGCCCTTCCCGCCGAGGGCAAGGTCATCGTCGAGGGCGTCGCCGTCGTCAAGAAGGCCGTCCGCCCGAGCGCCCAGAACCAGCAGGGCGGCTTTGTCGAGAAGGAGGCCGCGATCGACGTCTCCAACGTCATGCTCGTGTGCCCCAAGTGCGGCAAGCCGACCCGCGTCGGCCACGACGTGAACGACAAGGGCGACAAGGTCCGCGTCTGCAAGAAGTGCGGCGCCCAGTTCTAA
- the rplE gene encoding 50S ribosomal protein L5, which produces MADKYVPRLKEQYFATVRDELQKQFGYKNVNQIPKIEKIVVNMGVGEAATDAKAIDGAVADLRAITGQQPLITHARKSIATFHLRAGMPIGAKVTLRGDRMWEFFDRLISIAIPRIRDFRGISPKSFDGRGNFSMGVTEQLIFPEIDFDKVDHTRGMDITIVTTAQTDEEGKALLSAFHFPFKAE; this is translated from the coding sequence ATGGCAGACAAGTACGTCCCGCGTCTCAAGGAGCAGTATTTCGCCACGGTGCGCGACGAGCTCCAGAAGCAGTTTGGCTACAAGAACGTCAACCAGATTCCCAAGATCGAGAAGATCGTGGTGAACATGGGCGTCGGCGAGGCCGCCACTGACGCCAAGGCCATCGACGGCGCCGTGGCCGACCTGCGCGCCATCACCGGCCAGCAGCCCCTGATCACGCACGCCCGCAAGTCCATCGCCACCTTCCACCTGCGCGCCGGCATGCCGATCGGCGCCAAGGTCACCCTTCGCGGCGACCGCATGTGGGAGTTCTTCGATCGCCTGATCTCCATCGCCATCCCGCGCATCCGCGACTTCCGTGGCATCTCGCCGAAGAGCTTCGACGGCCGCGGCAACTTCTCCATGGGCGTCACCGAGCAGCTCATCTTCCCGGAGATCGACTTCGACAAGGTCGACCACACCCGCGGCATGGACATCACCATCGTGACCACCGCCCAGACCGACGAGGAGGGCAAGGCGCTTCTGTCCGCCTTCCACTTCCCGTTCAAGGCTGAGTAG
- a CDS encoding type Z 30S ribosomal protein S14 yields the protein MAKTSMIVKAQREPKFSTRKQNRCQRCGRPHSVYRKFGLCRVCFRELASKGELPGVRKASW from the coding sequence GTGGCTAAGACATCGATGATCGTCAAGGCTCAGCGCGAGCCGAAGTTCTCGACGCGCAAGCAGAACCGCTGCCAGCGTTGTGGGCGTCCCCACTCCGTCTATCGCAAGTTCGGCCTCTGCCGCGTGTGCTTCCGCGAGCTTGCGAGCAAGGGCGAGCTTCCTGGCGTCCGCAAGGCGAGCTGGTAG